In one Aeromicrobium erythreum genomic region, the following are encoded:
- the rpsC gene encoding 30S ribosomal protein S3, producing the protein MGQKINPHGFRLGISTDHKSRWYADKLYSSYVGEDVKIRKLLTKGMDRAGISRVEIERTRDRVRVDIHTARPGIVIGRRGAEADRIRGELEKLTGKQVQLNILEVKQPELDAQLVAQGVAEQLSGRVQFRRAMRKAMQTTMRSGAKGIRIQCSGRLGGAEMSRSEFYREGRVPLHTLRADVDYGFYEAKTTFGRIGVKVWIYKGEVAGTRAEREAEAARRAAAPGSRRPQRGRRPARDDQAGQGAPQAEQAAPAAEAPATAGAGAATEGGQS; encoded by the coding sequence ATGGGCCAGAAGATCAACCCGCACGGCTTCCGCCTGGGCATCTCCACCGACCACAAGAGCCGCTGGTACGCCGACAAGCTGTACAGCAGCTACGTCGGCGAGGACGTCAAGATCCGCAAGCTCCTCACCAAGGGCATGGACCGCGCCGGCATCAGCCGCGTGGAGATCGAGCGCACGCGTGACCGCGTCCGCGTCGACATCCACACCGCGCGTCCGGGCATCGTCATCGGTCGCCGTGGCGCCGAGGCCGACCGCATCCGTGGCGAGCTGGAGAAGCTCACCGGCAAGCAGGTGCAGCTCAACATCCTCGAGGTCAAGCAGCCCGAGCTCGACGCCCAGCTCGTCGCGCAGGGCGTGGCCGAGCAGTTGAGCGGTCGCGTGCAGTTCCGTCGTGCGATGCGCAAGGCGATGCAGACGACCATGCGCTCCGGCGCCAAGGGCATCCGCATCCAGTGCTCGGGCCGTCTCGGCGGCGCCGAGATGAGCCGCTCGGAGTTCTACCGCGAGGGCCGCGTGCCCCTGCACACGCTCCGCGCCGACGTCGACTACGGCTTCTACGAGGCCAAGACCACCTTCGGTCGCATCGGCGTCAAGGTGTGGATCTACAAGGGTGAGGTCGCGGGCACGCGCGCCGAGCGCGAGGCCGAGGCCGCGCGTCGCGCCGCCGCTCCCGGCAGCCGTCGCCCCCAGCGCGGGCGCCGTCCCGCTCGTGACGACCAGGCCGGCCAGGGTGCTCCCCAGGCCGAGCAGGCCGCTCCCGCCGCCGAGGCTCCTGCCACGGCCGGCGCCGGCGCTGCCACCGAAGGAGGGCAGTCCTGA